The Pogona vitticeps strain Pit_001003342236 chromosome 6, PviZW2.1, whole genome shotgun sequence genome contains a region encoding:
- the NFATC4 gene encoding nuclear factor of activated T-cells, cytoplasmic 4 has translation MGAANCDDEDLEFKLIFGEEEKEPSVMGVPLEDLDADHLPAYCSLTLGDPPPYASPLGIPCPHHLSGGRAGMHSPPPRPADLDGDTFESQPARRVRLGGSRVLECPSIQITTISPSHRIEEDDWDSSPRDYLLLEAFGGYREAAPASGFFTPSPASSGSVSPWSFFSDDEAPTGDDVEHELNEAAARFALSSPLGSPRGSPKPWSSADESWPAYGYSPSRGAEDGWMLLGPRPASPCGKRRYSSSETHSSASPCLSRRGSLGEEVLGDSGEVGGDVVPFNCTGARLMESIPQKARKTSTEQTVALTRKEENGCNGEDGNGGPMGGFGLGLGRKEGMDYLAVPSPLAWSKARIGGHSPVFRSSALPPLDWPLPSQYEQYELKIEVQPRTHHRAHYETEGSRGAVKAAPGGHPVIKLLGYDEKPLTLQMFIGTADERNLRPHAFYQVHRITGKMVATTSYESIISGTKVLEISLLPENNMTANIDCAGILKLRNSDIELRKGETDIGRKNTRVRLVFRVHIPQGNGKVVSIQAASVPIECSQRSAQELPQVENYSLSACSVHGGEEMVISGANFLPESKVVFIERGPDGKLQWEEEANVNRLKSTETSLALTVPEYSNKRASRPVQTYFYVSNGRRKRSPAQAFKYLPVIFKEEPLPDSPRHSFPPQAPHFPPQAVQGAMDFSPSRPPFPYSPERSPPCSPYGPKWNPCSFPTPPRYSPTFRFPANEAYSSGVNLSMSLLAPPAPPHFHALDGCPPHFQGPSPQLSPQPPGQGDAHGGERTSEWTDPELAPEEPSTKELEKPGFGGEFRDSLPIHGITLEEVTEIIGRDLSDFPNPSCEGGRS, from the exons atgggtgCAGCAAATTGTGATGATGAAGACTTAGAATTCAAGCTGATttttggagaagaggagaaagaaccTTCGGTGATGGGGGTTCCTCTGGAAG ACCTGGATGCGGACCATCTCCCGGCCTATTGTTCCCTTACCCTGGGGGACCCGCCTCCTTATGCCTCTCCTCTGGGCATCCCTTGCCCGCACCATCTCAGTGGGGGCCGTGCCGGCATGCATTCGCCCCCTCCCCGGCCTGCCGACTTGGACGGTGACACCTTTGAGAGCCAGCCGGCCCGGCGGGTCCGCCTCGGAGGCTCCCGGGTGCTGGAATGCCCCAGCATCCAGATCACCACCATTTCCCCGAGCCATCGGATCGAGGAAGACGACTGGGACTCCTCTCCTCGGGACTACCTCCTGCTGGAGGCTTTTGGGGGCTACCGGGAGGCAGCCCCAGCTTCGGGCTTCTTCACCCCAAGTCCGGCCAGCAGTGGCAGCGTCTCTCCCTGGAGCTTTTTTTCGGACGACGAGGCCCCCACCGGGGACGACGTCGAGCACGAGTTGAATGAGGCGGCCGCCCGCTTTGCTCTTAGTTCCCCCTTGGGCTCTCCACGGGGCTCCCCGAAACCGTGGTCATCTGCCGATGAGTCATGGCCCGCTTACGGCTATTCCCCGAGCCGGGGAGCCGAGGATGGATGGATGCTTCTCGGCCCTCGTCCAGCGTCTCCCTGTGGCAAACGCCGTTACTCCAGCTCTGAGACACACTCTTCAGCTTCCCCATGTTTGTCCCGGAGAGGGAGCCTAGGAGAGGAAGTTCTGGGGGACTCTGGGGAGGTGGGAGGCGATGTGGTCCCCTTCAACTGTACCGGAGCCCGGCTGATGGAGAGCATTCCCCAGAAAGCCAGGAAGACTTCGACGGAGCAGACAGTCGCCTTGACCAGGAAGGAGGAAAACGGCTGCAACGGAGAAGACGGGAACGGTGGCCCAATGGGAGGATTTGGGCTTGGTCTGGGACGTAAAGAAGGGATGGATTACCTCGCCGTTCCCTCTCCCTTGGCGTGGTCCAAAGCTCGTATCGGAGGACACAGCCCTGTATTCAG GTCCTCTGCTCTCCCACCTCTGGACTGGCCCCTCCCCAGCCAATATGAACAATATGAGCTGAAAATTGAAGTGCAGCCTCGAACTCACCACCGAGCACACTAtgagacagagggcagcagaggTGCAGTGAAAGCCGCTCCAGGAGGACATCCCGTGATAAAG CTTCTAGGCTATGACGAAAAGCCcctcaccctccagatgttcattgGCACAGCAGATGAGCGAAACCTACGCCCCCATGCCTTCTACCAGGTACACCGTATCACCGGCAAGATGGTGGCCACCACCAGCTACGAGTCCATCATCAGCGGTACCAAGGTCCTTGAGATATCCTTGCTGCCTGAGAACAACATGACAGCCAA CATTGACTGTGCAGGCATCCTCAAGCTGCGAAACTCAGACATTGAACTCCGCAAAGGCGAGACCGACATTGGACGCAAGAACACACGGGTGCGGCTGGTCTTCCGAGTCCACATCCCACAAGGCAACGGCAAAGTGGTCTCAATCCAGGCGGCCTCCGTGCCCATCGAGTGTT CCCAGCGCTCTGCTCAGGAACTCCCCCAGGTGGAAAACTACAGCCTCAGCGCATGCTCAGTGCATGGTGGAGAGGAGATGGTGATCAGCGGGGCCAACTTCCTGCCTGAATCCAAGGTTGTCTTCATTGAGCGGGGCCCCG ATGGAAAACTCCAATGGGAAGAGGAGGCAAATGTGAACCGGTTGAAAAGCACAGAG ACCTCGCTGGCCCTTACGGTTCCCGAATACAGCAACAAGCGAGCCTCGCGGCCTGTTCAAACCTATTTTTATGTTTCCAATGGACGCCGGAAAAGAAGCCCAGCTCAAGCCTTTAAGTACTTGCCTG TGATCTTCAAGGAAGAACCACTGCCGGACTCTCCCCGCCACAGTTTTCCACCTCAAGCCCCTCATTTCCCACCCCAGGCGGTCCAAGGAGCCATGGATTTCTCCCCTTCCAGGCCACCCTTCCCTTACAGCCCCGAGCGCTCCCCGCCCTGCTCCCCCTATGGCCCCAAATGGAACCCTTGCTCGTTCCCCACCCCGCCCCGCTACAGCCCCACCTTCCGCTTCCCTGCCAACGAGGCGTACAGCAGTGGCGTTAACCTCTCCATGTCGCTCCTCGCGCCTCCCGCCCCGCCCCACTTCCACGCTTTGGATGGCTGCCCCCCACACTTCCAGGGCCCCAGCCCCCAGCTCAGCCCTCAACCGCCAGGACAGGGAGACGCTCACGGTGGGGAGAGGACGTCAGAATGGACGGATCCAGAGCTGGCGCCGGAGGAGCCTAGCACCAAGGAGTTGGAAAAGCCAGGATTTGGTGGTGAATTTCGGGATAGTTTGCCCATCCATGGGATCACGCTGGAGGAAG TAACCGAGATCATCGGGAGGGACCTGAGCGACTTCCCCAACCCGTCTTGCGAAGGAGGGCGGAGCTGA